CGTGATGCAATGTGGGCAAAACGAGTAGAACTCAACGCCCTTATGAACAATGAAAATATTGACGCAGATAAAGTTGCAGCTATTGCTCAAGAAATAAATAAACTCCGCGCAGAAATGCGTACTAAACGTGAGCAGTTTGCAGCTACAGTTAAATCAGAAATGGGCATTGAGCCGCTTGCCAACCCACACCGTGGTTCTGGCATGCGAGGGAATTGTCCGGCTGGAATGAAAAGCAATTGCCCTGCTGGCATGAAACGCGGTCATAAAGGCGGCTACGGTATGGGACATGGACACGGTGGTGGACATGGAATGCCATCCGATTGCGGCACAATGCATACACCTGCGCAGCAGTAGAAACTCTATAATTTCCTCATACACTCCGCAATTGTGTCACAACTCGTGGCAGCGAGTCCTTCACCTCGCGTGACACATTGCCTAGTCTACATTCTCTATTACCCTGAGGGTAATTTGAATAAAAGGGTAAAGGTACCCTTTCTCCCCCAGATGGAAAAGCCCTGCACATCTCCTCAAGTGCGGGGCTTTTCTGTTTGCATATCTTTATCTTTTATACCTTCCCGTAATCTCAAATCATTGAGGCACATCTATCCAGCAGTACAATAGTAATTGCACAAAATTACTAACCAGACACACTTTTGGGGAAGATATGCAAAAAAGGTCTACTAAATGGATACTAGCCGCTACCTTGCTTCCCATTGTTGTAGCCTTCGCCTTGCAGTACGAATCAGGCAGGACTTCCGGCACAATCTATGTCGATCAGGTCGAACGGCATCCTGTCACCTTCATTATCAACACGATTGATCCACAAAAAGTTCGGGCAACCTTCGCTCTAGCCAGCACGCTGTACAACAAAGGCATACAAACAACGATACTTTTGGAAGGAGCAGGGGTTACTCTGGTGCACTCCAGCTACGCTGATGAAGAAAAATACGAGGGAGAAATAATCGCCTGCCCTGTTTGCTTAAAAGCACACGGCATCCAGCCACACGAATTACCA
The sequence above is drawn from the Halodesulfovibrio sp. genome and encodes:
- a CDS encoding periplasmic heavy metal sensor, coding for MRFKALNMFVAAICLMAVATTAALATGSTWNDLSKEQQQKYMTLHDEFIKETASLRDAMWAKRVELNALMNNENIDADKVAAIAQEINKLRAEMRTKREQFAATVKSEMGIEPLANPHRGSGMRGNCPAGMKSNCPAGMKRGHKGGYGMGHGHGGGHGMPSDCGTMHTPAQQ